The Halomicronema hongdechloris C2206 genome includes a window with the following:
- the murI gene encoding glutamate racemase has translation MNQWFSPSGEHTATAQIGVFDSGVGGLTVLRELRRQLPDESILYFGDTARLPYGTRSASDILYFVRQILTWMMERQVKMVIMACNTSSALALEQVQQEFPIPILGLIHPAGRAAASVGRRIGVIATPATIASDAYRQAILEANAHCRVWQVACPQFVPLIEQNHIHSPQTRRIARNYLAPLVTAHVDTLVYGCTHYPHLAPVLESLLPSTMTYIDPAVHLVAAAAKELDILGLRRDGFPLPTQFYVSGQPQSFTGLATQWLQEPITVQQIKLPAIPPTITPAFLGEAGKNGEQLSKSINP, from the coding sequence ATGAACCAGTGGTTTTCCCCTTCCGGTGAGCATACTGCCACGGCTCAAATTGGTGTGTTTGATAGTGGCGTCGGCGGTCTGACTGTCCTGCGGGAGTTACGTCGGCAACTCCCCGATGAATCCATCCTCTACTTCGGCGATACGGCCCGCTTGCCCTACGGCACCCGTTCCGCCTCAGACATTCTTTACTTCGTGCGCCAAATTTTAACCTGGATGATGGAGCGGCAGGTCAAGATGGTTATTATGGCCTGCAACACGAGCTCGGCCTTGGCCCTAGAACAAGTTCAACAAGAATTTCCTATCCCGATTCTAGGATTGATCCATCCTGCTGGCCGGGCAGCTGCCAGCGTCGGACGGCGCATCGGGGTCATCGCCACCCCAGCTACCATAGCCAGTGATGCTTATCGGCAAGCCATCTTAGAGGCCAATGCTCACTGCCGGGTTTGGCAAGTCGCCTGCCCACAGTTTGTCCCCTTAATCGAACAAAATCACATCCATAGTCCTCAAACCCGACGCATTGCCCGCAACTATCTAGCCCCCTTAGTCACGGCTCACGTCGATACCCTAGTCTATGGCTGTACTCACTATCCTCACCTAGCCCCAGTGCTAGAGTCACTGCTTCCCTCGACCATGACCTATATTGACCCAGCGGTCCACTTGGTAGCCGCTGCCGCCAAAGAACTAGATATTCTCGGGCTCAGACGAGACGGCTTCCCCCTACCAACTCAGTTCTACGTCAGTGGACAGCCCCAATCCTTTACCGGGCTAGCGACGCAGTGGCTACAGGAGCCTATCACCGTTCAACAAATAAAACTCCCAGCTATACCACCAACCATCACACCGGCTTTCCTAGGGGAAGCTGGTAAAAACGGTGAGCAGCTCTCTAAGAGTATTAATCCTTAG
- a CDS encoding cation:proton antiporter → MPLAPGKANIPLLAEVSKAELEPLILASVLLSLITVYLAAKLGGELCARINLPPVLGELVGGVLVGVSALHLIVFPEGAASESESLLIKLVELTAGLNPSAALAVFQGESEVISVLAELGVIILLFEIGLESDLKELIRVGPQAAVVAIIGVVAPFSAGTAGLIALFNVPTVPAVFAGAALTATSIGITAKVLAELQKLSSEEGQIIIGAAVLDDVLGIIVLAVVASLAKTGEIEIANVIYLVVGAAVFLVGAIFVGRLLSPFFVTLVDHLKTRGQVIVSSLVFAFLLAYIAATIQLEAILGAFAAGLILAETSKRKELEEQISPISDILVPVFFVSVGARTDISVLNPMDPSNRAGLIIASFLVIVAIIGKIVTGYAIIGQPGINRLAVGIGMIPRGEVGLVFAGVGSASGVLSESLEAAIIVMVILTTFLAPPFLRLIFSDDPSQASGEPALDKSDSVESSPEASS, encoded by the coding sequence ATGCCCTTAGCCCCTGGGAAGGCAAACATCCCCCTTCTAGCCGAGGTCAGCAAAGCTGAGCTAGAACCCTTAATTCTCGCCAGCGTTCTGCTGAGCCTGATTACCGTGTATCTAGCCGCCAAGCTTGGCGGAGAGCTGTGCGCTCGCATCAATCTCCCTCCAGTCCTAGGGGAATTAGTAGGTGGTGTCCTAGTCGGGGTATCCGCCCTGCATCTCATCGTCTTTCCGGAAGGGGCCGCCAGTGAATCAGAATCCCTACTGATCAAATTGGTCGAACTCACCGCTGGGCTTAACCCATCAGCCGCCCTAGCAGTGTTTCAGGGCGAAAGCGAAGTCATCTCCGTTCTGGCAGAACTAGGGGTGATCATCCTACTGTTTGAAATCGGGCTAGAATCCGATCTCAAAGAACTCATTCGCGTTGGCCCCCAGGCAGCTGTGGTAGCCATCATTGGCGTCGTTGCCCCCTTCTCAGCCGGAACCGCCGGTCTCATTGCCCTATTCAACGTTCCCACCGTACCTGCCGTCTTCGCCGGCGCTGCCCTCACAGCCACCAGCATTGGTATCACCGCTAAGGTCTTGGCAGAACTGCAAAAGCTGAGTTCCGAAGAAGGGCAGATTATCATTGGAGCCGCTGTCTTAGACGACGTCCTTGGCATCATCGTCCTAGCCGTCGTGGCTAGCCTGGCCAAGACCGGCGAAATTGAAATTGCCAATGTCATCTACCTGGTAGTTGGGGCCGCCGTCTTCCTGGTAGGGGCCATTTTCGTCGGTCGACTGCTGAGCCCTTTCTTCGTCACCCTAGTTGACCATCTCAAGACCCGCGGGCAAGTCATCGTCAGCTCCCTAGTATTTGCCTTCCTACTGGCTTACATCGCCGCCACCATTCAATTAGAGGCTATTCTAGGCGCATTTGCAGCCGGACTCATCTTAGCCGAAACCTCTAAACGCAAAGAATTAGAAGAGCAAATCAGTCCCATTTCTGACATCCTAGTGCCGGTATTTTTTGTCAGCGTAGGGGCGCGCACAGACATCAGTGTGCTGAATCCGATGGATCCGTCTAATCGAGCCGGACTAATCATTGCCTCATTTCTGGTAATCGTCGCGATTATCGGCAAGATTGTTACCGGCTATGCCATCATTGGGCAACCTGGCATCAATCGTTTAGCCGTTGGCATTGGTATGATTCCACGGGGAGAAGTGGGCTTGGTCTTTGCTGGTGTGGGCTCTGCCAGTGGTGTCTTGTCAGAATCCTTAGAAGCCGCCATCATCGTCATGGTGATTCTCACCACCTTTCTGGCACCACCGTTTCTGCGTTTGATCTTCAGTGATGATCCCTCCCAAGCCTCTGGAGAACCTGCCCTAGACAAGTCAGACAGTGTTGAGTCATCCCCCGAAGCCTCTTCCTGA
- a CDS encoding carbon-nitrogen hydrolase family protein has translation MKAYLAAAVQMTSEPDLEKNLAQAEDLIDLAVRQGAELVTLPENFSFLGDEAAKIDQAESICRSSETFLKTMAQRYQVTLLGGGYPVVAHEGKVFNTALLVAPDGEALMRYEKVHLFDVNLPDGNTYRESNTVVSGQSLPSVYPSKDLGNLGISVCYDVRFPELYRHLSQMGAEVLVVPAAFTAYTGKDHWQVLLQARAIENTCYVIAPAQTGFHNARRQSHGHAAIIDPWGMVLADAGNQPGVAIAEINPSRLEQVRRQMPSLQHRVFI, from the coding sequence ATGAAGGCTTACCTGGCGGCAGCAGTACAAATGACGAGTGAACCAGATTTAGAAAAAAATCTGGCCCAGGCCGAGGATTTGATCGATCTTGCCGTGCGTCAGGGGGCAGAATTAGTCACCTTGCCAGAGAATTTCTCTTTTTTGGGGGATGAAGCCGCTAAAATCGACCAGGCAGAATCGATCTGTCGGTCCAGTGAAACCTTCTTAAAAACCATGGCCCAACGCTACCAGGTCACCTTGTTGGGCGGAGGATATCCTGTGGTAGCTCACGAGGGCAAGGTCTTTAATACGGCTCTACTAGTGGCCCCCGATGGGGAAGCCCTGATGCGCTATGAAAAAGTCCATCTCTTCGATGTGAATCTACCGGACGGCAATACTTACCGGGAATCGAACACGGTGGTCTCTGGCCAGTCATTGCCCTCGGTTTATCCCTCTAAGGACTTGGGGAACTTGGGAATTTCTGTCTGCTACGATGTGCGCTTCCCCGAACTTTACCGCCATCTCTCTCAGATGGGGGCAGAAGTATTGGTGGTGCCAGCGGCCTTTACAGCCTATACCGGTAAAGATCACTGGCAAGTCTTGCTACAGGCCCGGGCCATTGAAAATACCTGCTATGTCATTGCTCCAGCCCAGACTGGCTTCCACAATGCCCGTCGCCAGTCCCATGGCCATGCTGCCATCATCGACCCTTGGGGCATGGTGTTGGCAGATGCTGGGAATCAACCGGGAGTTGCGATCGCAGAAATTAACCCTTCCCGCCTAGAACAAGTCCGCCGTCAGATGCCCTCCCTGCAGCACCGGGTTTTTATCTGA
- the bicA gene encoding bicarbonate transporter BicA: protein MPITNRINLRNVRGDILGGLTAAVVALPMALAFGIASGAGAAAGLWGAILVGFFAALFGGTPSLISEPTGPMTVIITAVIAETTASNPEQGLAMAFTVVMLAGLFQIGFGLLKLGRYITMLPYNVISGFMTGIGVILIFMQIAPFLGQETPDGGVLGVIRSLPTLISNVSPWETGLGMLTLVILFLYPHSLKRILPPQLVALIIGTVVSLIFLQNIEIRTIATIGEITAGLPNFQLPTFTPGNLRLMFVNAIVLAMVGSIDCLLTCLVSDSLTRYEHRSNKELVGQGIANLMTGLCGGIAGSGATTATVVNIQAGGRTALSGLSRALILLVVALWAAPLTSGIPLAVLAGIVLKVGIDIIDWGFLKRVHKISWKAAGILYSVVVLTVFVDLMVAVGVGVFIANILTIARLDALQSESVKAITDADDQIVLTPTEKQALDSANGRMLLFHLSGPMIFGVAKAISREHDAIDHYDVLIVDLSEVPVLGVTSSLAIENAIQEATEEGREVIVVGATGQVKRRLETLQIGGLFPDDYWMDERLQALNAGLAIVQQRQSAMSEPAIAPDLTNAPPGGPSQQQG, encoded by the coding sequence ATGCCGATCACTAACCGTATCAACCTTCGCAATGTTCGCGGTGACATCCTCGGTGGCCTCACGGCTGCAGTCGTGGCCTTACCGATGGCTCTTGCATTCGGTATTGCGTCTGGAGCAGGGGCGGCGGCGGGATTGTGGGGAGCTATTCTGGTGGGCTTTTTTGCCGCCTTGTTCGGCGGCACCCCCAGCCTGATTTCAGAACCCACCGGCCCCATGACCGTCATCATCACGGCGGTAATTGCCGAAACTACTGCCAGCAATCCTGAGCAAGGGCTGGCGATGGCGTTCACGGTGGTGATGCTGGCGGGGCTGTTTCAGATTGGCTTTGGGCTGCTGAAGCTGGGGCGGTATATCACCATGCTGCCCTACAACGTGATTTCAGGATTTATGACCGGCATTGGGGTGATTCTCATCTTCATGCAAATTGCCCCGTTTCTCGGTCAAGAAACCCCCGATGGGGGAGTGCTTGGGGTGATTAGAAGTTTGCCTACCCTGATCTCCAATGTGAGTCCCTGGGAAACGGGGTTAGGGATGTTGACTCTGGTGATTCTGTTTCTATATCCCCACTCCCTGAAACGGATTTTGCCGCCTCAGCTCGTGGCATTGATCATCGGCACGGTGGTCTCTCTGATCTTTCTACAAAACATTGAGATTCGCACGATCGCAACCATTGGTGAAATCACTGCCGGATTACCGAATTTTCAACTGCCGACCTTCACCCCTGGCAACCTGCGATTGATGTTTGTCAATGCCATAGTGCTAGCCATGGTGGGGTCCATCGATTGCTTGCTGACCTGTCTGGTGTCGGATAGCCTGACCCGATACGAACATCGGTCCAACAAGGAATTGGTCGGTCAAGGCATTGCCAATCTGATGACCGGACTTTGTGGCGGCATTGCCGGTTCCGGCGCTACCACAGCCACCGTGGTCAACATTCAAGCCGGGGGCCGCACGGCCCTATCCGGTCTTAGTCGCGCCCTAATTTTGCTGGTAGTGGCCCTCTGGGCAGCCCCGTTGACCTCGGGTATTCCACTGGCGGTGTTGGCGGGAATCGTCTTAAAGGTGGGCATTGACATTATCGATTGGGGTTTCTTGAAACGAGTCCATAAGATTTCCTGGAAGGCTGCCGGCATTCTGTACAGCGTGGTAGTGCTGACGGTCTTCGTAGACTTAATGGTGGCCGTGGGGGTGGGGGTATTTATCGCCAATATCCTCACCATTGCCCGATTAGATGCCCTGCAGTCGGAATCAGTGAAGGCGATTACAGATGCCGACGATCAGATCGTGCTGACTCCGACAGAGAAACAGGCGTTGGACTCCGCCAATGGTCGCATGTTGCTCTTTCATCTCAGTGGCCCCATGATCTTCGGCGTCGCCAAGGCCATTTCCCGGGAACATGACGCCATCGATCACTATGACGTGTTGATTGTCGACCTCAGCGAGGTGCCGGTGTTGGGTGTCACCTCTTCACTGGCCATTGAGAATGCGATTCAGGAAGCCACTGAGGAGGGCCGGGAGGTGATTGTGGTAGGGGCAACTGGTCAAGTCAAACGTCGGCTGGAAACCTTACAGATCGGTGGCTTATTCCCGGATGACTATTGGATGGATGAACGCCTACAGGCCCTGAACGCAGGATTGGCGATCGTGCAGCAGCGGCAATCTGCGATGTCTGAGCCTGCGATCGCACCGGACCTGACAAACGCTCCTCCCGGCGGGCCTTCACAGCAGCAGGGCTGA
- a CDS encoding universal stress protein, giving the protein MKHILLCTDGSRFAQSSYRYAGWLASRLEAEVDVLFVSDIRSQKVASTGNYSGAIGLGASRELLDKLVELEHEKARINHEKAQLVLQDAEAQLRAAGVTAIDLIHETGFLVDIFHRFEATADLIILGKRGEAAEFASDHLGANMERIARASHKPCLITCRHYKPIERLLLAYDGGKSCQKMLHFLVASPAFQGLDLHIVTAGKKADDETAKAHLKVAAMEAESAGFRPTCQMIPGAAEKVITQYIQAHDISLLLMGAYGHSRIRHLVLGSTTIQLLRSSPVPVLLFR; this is encoded by the coding sequence ATGAAACACATTCTTCTCTGTACCGATGGATCCCGCTTCGCCCAGAGCAGCTATCGCTATGCTGGCTGGTTGGCCTCTCGTCTGGAAGCTGAAGTGGATGTTTTGTTTGTGTCTGATATTCGCAGCCAGAAGGTAGCTTCTACAGGAAACTATAGTGGCGCCATCGGGCTAGGGGCTTCCCGTGAGCTGCTGGACAAGCTGGTGGAACTGGAGCATGAGAAGGCCAGGATCAACCACGAAAAAGCGCAACTGGTGCTGCAGGATGCTGAGGCGCAATTGCGGGCGGCCGGGGTGACCGCAATCGACTTGATCCATGAGACCGGCTTCTTAGTCGATATCTTTCATCGCTTTGAAGCCACCGCTGACCTGATTATCTTGGGCAAGCGAGGAGAAGCGGCGGAATTTGCCTCCGACCACCTGGGGGCCAATATGGAGCGCATCGCCCGGGCCAGCCATAAACCCTGCCTGATCACCTGCCGCCATTACAAACCGATTGAGCGGCTGCTGCTCGCCTATGACGGCGGCAAAAGTTGTCAAAAGATGCTGCACTTCCTGGTCGCATCACCCGCGTTTCAAGGACTCGATCTGCACATCGTCACCGCCGGCAAAAAAGCGGACGATGAAACCGCCAAAGCCCATCTCAAAGTGGCAGCCATGGAAGCCGAGTCTGCCGGATTTCGCCCCACCTGCCAGATGATTCCGGGAGCTGCCGAAAAAGTCATCACCCAATACATTCAGGCCCATGACATCAGCTTGCTATTGATGGGAGCCTATGGCCACAGTCGCATTCGCCATCTGGTGCTCGGCAGCACCACTATACAACTGCTAAGAAGTAGTCCGGTTCCGGTGTTGTTGTTCCGTTAG
- a CDS encoding SulP family inorganic anion transporter — MTTTTWTNATQLRRDWFSNVSRDLLAGAVVALALIPEAIAFSIIAGVDPKVGLYASFIIAVVTAFVGGRPGLISAATGAMALLMVYLVKDYGVQYLFAATILTGMLQVIFGLLKLGKQMKFVPRAVMVGFVNALAILIFMAQLPQLSGASWVVYAMMATGLGIIYLLPRLTQLVPSPLVAIVVLTGASMTLGLDVPTVGDMGELPTTPPGLMLPQVPLTLETLQIIFPVSATLAIVGLLESLLTASLVDELTDTPSDKNQEAKGQGIANIITGFFGGMAGCAMIGQSVINIQSGGRKRLSTLAAGVFLLFFILVLGHWVSQIPMAALVAVMIMVSIGTFNWSSIKNIRRVPRSETAVMVTTVVITVVSHNLAIGVVIGIALSTVFFSRKIAQVVFVDTVLSSDGSERTYKVAGQLFFVSVEEFLSAFDFEEELERVTVDLSHAHVWDQAAVNAIDKVVLKFRRHGADVELLGVNEASQSLLNRLAIHNEPDALEKLANH, encoded by the coding sequence TTGACCACAACCACATGGACAAACGCCACCCAACTGAGGCGAGATTGGTTTTCCAACGTCTCCCGCGATCTGTTGGCGGGGGCCGTGGTTGCATTGGCGCTAATTCCAGAAGCCATTGCCTTTTCCATCATTGCCGGGGTTGACCCCAAAGTGGGGCTGTACGCCTCCTTCATCATTGCCGTCGTCACCGCCTTTGTAGGGGGACGGCCGGGCCTAATTTCTGCCGCCACCGGAGCCATGGCGCTGCTCATGGTCTATCTGGTCAAGGATTACGGCGTTCAGTATCTATTTGCCGCCACCATTTTGACCGGCATGTTGCAGGTGATCTTCGGCCTCTTGAAGCTGGGCAAGCAGATGAAGTTTGTGCCACGGGCGGTCATGGTGGGATTCGTCAATGCCCTGGCGATTTTAATCTTCATGGCTCAGTTGCCCCAGCTAAGCGGTGCCTCCTGGGTGGTCTATGCCATGATGGCCACTGGGTTGGGAATTATTTATCTGCTGCCACGCCTGACTCAGTTAGTGCCTTCACCGCTAGTGGCGATCGTGGTGCTCACGGGAGCCTCCATGACGCTGGGGTTAGATGTCCCGACCGTGGGGGATATGGGAGAGTTGCCCACAACACCGCCCGGGTTGATGCTGCCCCAGGTGCCGCTGACCCTGGAGACGCTGCAAATCATCTTCCCAGTCTCAGCCACTCTCGCCATTGTCGGCTTACTGGAATCTTTGTTAACCGCTTCACTGGTGGATGAACTGACCGACACCCCCAGTGACAAAAATCAAGAAGCCAAAGGCCAGGGTATTGCCAACATCATCACCGGTTTTTTCGGTGGCATGGCCGGCTGCGCCATGATTGGCCAGTCTGTAATCAACATCCAGTCCGGCGGCCGCAAACGGCTATCCACCTTGGCTGCTGGCGTGTTTCTGCTGTTTTTCATTCTGGTATTGGGGCACTGGGTCAGCCAGATTCCCATGGCCGCGTTAGTGGCGGTGATGATCATGGTGTCTATCGGCACCTTCAACTGGTCCTCAATTAAAAACATTCGCCGCGTTCCCCGCAGTGAAACGGCGGTCATGGTAACCACGGTGGTGATTACGGTGGTGAGTCACAACCTGGCCATCGGCGTTGTTATTGGCATTGCGCTGAGTACGGTCTTCTTTTCCCGTAAAATCGCCCAGGTGGTGTTTGTAGACACGGTGCTCAGTTCCGATGGCAGCGAGCGCACCTACAAAGTGGCCGGGCAGTTATTCTTCGTGTCCGTGGAGGAGTTTCTCAGTGCCTTTGATTTTGAAGAAGAGCTGGAGCGGGTGACGGTGGATCTGAGCCATGCCCATGTCTGGGATCAGGCAGCGGTGAACGCCATCGATAAGGTGGTGCTCAAGTTCCGCCGTCATGGGGCCGATGTGGAACTGCTGGGGGTCAACGAAGCCAGTCAATCGCTGCTGAATCGGCTGGCCATCCACAACGAGCCCGATGCCCTGGAAAAACTCGCTAATCACTGA
- a CDS encoding Uma2 family endonuclease gives MTQVLVEKPAEQRILLHHISWQTFKNILMESGTDRRTRFAYCQGTLEIMSPLYRHENINRFIDDLIRTMTDELDIGMSKGGSTTLTRDDVEAGAEPDSCYYIQSEPLMRGRETIDLNAGDPPPDLVIEIDISTNSLDKRGLYAGLAVKEFWRFTGATMQFFVLQPSGAYQSVDQSPTFPWFPADKLTELLADRLELGETQTLRQFRAWVEQQIVAP, from the coding sequence ATGACTCAAGTCCTGGTTGAAAAACCGGCTGAACAGCGCATCTTATTGCATCACATCTCCTGGCAAACGTTCAAAAACATCTTGATGGAGTCTGGTACCGATCGCCGCACTCGCTTCGCCTACTGTCAGGGAACGTTAGAAATCATGAGTCCGCTATATCGTCATGAAAATATCAACCGTTTCATTGACGACCTCATTCGGACGATGACCGATGAGCTGGATATCGGGATGAGTAAGGGAGGCTCCACGACGTTAACCCGGGATGATGTGGAAGCTGGGGCGGAACCTGATTCTTGCTACTACATTCAAAGTGAACCCTTGATGAGGGGTCGGGAAACTATTGATTTGAATGCTGGGGATCCGCCCCCTGATTTGGTCATTGAAATCGATATCAGCACGAACTCGCTCGACAAACGGGGGCTCTACGCGGGGTTGGCCGTTAAAGAGTTTTGGCGCTTTACGGGGGCGACGATGCAGTTCTTTGTCTTGCAGCCCAGTGGAGCCTATCAGTCTGTTGACCAGAGCCCCACATTTCCCTGGTTTCCTGCGGACAAACTCACGGAGCTATTGGCAGACCGATTGGAACTGGGCGAAACCCAAACGCTACGACAGTTTCGAGCGTGGGTCGAACAGCAGATTGTGGCTCCTTGA
- a CDS encoding molybdenum cofactor biosynthesis protein MoaE → MVTAVSSPSALPSTDSLRITFAPLSLAEAYQLADDSRNGAIVVMSGMVRDNTDGHPVSYLEYQAYEPMALEVFKQIAIQIRRQWPDVTRVVIHHRTGKLTIGEISVLVAVGCPHRGEAFAACQFAIDTLKHNAPIWKKEHWQDGSSTWVSIGACEEE, encoded by the coding sequence ATGGTCACCGCCGTTTCTTCCCCCAGCGCCCTTCCCAGTACCGATTCCTTACGGATCACCTTTGCCCCCCTATCGCTGGCAGAGGCATATCAACTTGCGGATGATTCTCGCAATGGCGCGATCGTGGTCATGAGCGGCATGGTGCGCGACAACACCGACGGCCATCCTGTCTCCTATCTGGAGTACCAGGCCTATGAACCCATGGCGTTGGAAGTGTTCAAGCAAATTGCAATCCAGATCCGCCGGCAGTGGCCTGATGTGACACGGGTGGTGATTCACCATCGCACCGGCAAGCTGACAATCGGTGAGATCAGCGTCCTGGTAGCCGTCGGCTGCCCCCACCGCGGTGAAGCCTTTGCCGCCTGTCAGTTTGCCATCGATACCCTCAAACACAATGCCCCCATCTGGAAGAAGGAACACTGGCAGGATGGCTCTAGCACCTGGGTCAGTATTGGTGCGTGTGAAGAGGAGTAG
- a CDS encoding YdcF family protein, with protein MSFWWRSPLWRSIAGDYSLYVADPTDLPGGCHQPVDQLQLDYLWLAGALVVLGRVGPLRMSRVETAVELWRTQRAPMIVASGREDAWPIKNALTAAKVPGRRRLIDPCSRTTYESAQETASLLLPQGKQRIILVSDLPRLLRSHLTFETLGFQVIPHASPLPDHLPWPRRHLLTVRECLGWLSYGIRGRYAQKTAPSAGPTSHQVQQGHAHGHPTGHLLRDQT; from the coding sequence GTGTCGTTCTGGTGGCGTTCGCCGCTCTGGCGATCGATTGCCGGTGATTACTCTCTCTATGTTGCTGACCCTACCGACCTGCCCGGAGGATGCCACCAGCCTGTGGACCAGCTTCAGTTGGACTATCTTTGGTTGGCTGGTGCGCTGGTGGTTCTAGGTCGGGTGGGACCCTTGCGGATGTCTCGAGTCGAGACCGCCGTTGAGCTTTGGCGAACTCAGCGGGCCCCGATGATTGTCGCCAGTGGTCGGGAAGATGCCTGGCCTATCAAGAATGCCTTGACTGCTGCTAAGGTGCCGGGGCGGCGGCGGCTGATCGACCCCTGTTCCCGCACTACCTATGAAAGTGCTCAGGAGACGGCGTCTCTTCTGCTACCCCAGGGTAAGCAGCGGATTATTCTGGTCAGCGATCTGCCCCGTTTGTTGCGATCGCACCTCACCTTCGAAACCCTGGGATTTCAGGTGATTCCTCACGCCAGTCCCCTGCCGGACCATCTGCCTTGGCCACGACGACACCTGTTGACGGTTCGCGAGTGTCTTGGTTGGCTCAGCTATGGCATTCGGGGGCGCTACGCCCAGAAGACCGCACCCTCAGCGGGGCCGACTTCCCATCAAGTACAGCAGGGCCATGCGCACGGCCACCCCACTGGTCACCTGCTGCGGGATCAGACTTAG
- a CDS encoding aspartate carbamoyltransferase catalytic subunit has translation MADAQWTRHHVLSLAEFTPADYDTVVQTAVSFREVLSRRTKKVPTLQGQVVTNLFFEPSTRTRSSFELAAKRLSADVLNFATGSSSLTKGETILDTAKTYLAMGADIMVIRHREAGVPHTIATELDRLASGVAVLNAGDGQHEHPSQALLDLFTLCLSLDAKNPGIEPLQGKKIAIVGDILHSRVARSNLWSLSACGAEVHLAAPPTLLPADFAAAFTTASSLPRTIVQHWQLAPALERADFVMTLRLQQERMSQHRLPSLREYHQQFGLTHARIRQCQPGVKLLHPGPVNRGVELSSELMDDPALSLIPQQVTSGVAVRMALLYLMGSRPR, from the coding sequence ATGGCGGATGCCCAGTGGACTCGTCACCATGTGCTTTCCCTGGCGGAATTTACGCCCGCAGACTACGACACCGTGGTGCAGACTGCCGTGAGTTTTCGGGAGGTGCTCTCCCGTCGTACGAAGAAGGTGCCGACCCTACAGGGACAGGTGGTCACTAATCTATTTTTTGAACCGTCAACGCGGACCCGCAGTAGCTTTGAGCTAGCCGCCAAACGACTATCGGCCGATGTCTTAAATTTTGCCACCGGCTCCTCCTCTCTGACGAAGGGAGAAACCATTCTGGATACGGCCAAGACTTACTTGGCCATGGGAGCCGACATCATGGTGATTCGCCACCGGGAAGCCGGTGTCCCCCACACCATTGCCACCGAACTCGATCGGCTGGCTAGTGGAGTGGCGGTGCTCAATGCCGGGGATGGTCAACATGAGCATCCCTCCCAGGCTCTGCTGGATTTATTTACCCTCTGCCTCAGTCTCGATGCAAAAAATCCTGGCATTGAGCCGCTGCAGGGCAAAAAGATTGCCATCGTCGGTGACATTCTGCACTCCCGGGTAGCCCGATCCAATCTTTGGAGCCTCTCTGCCTGCGGGGCGGAGGTGCATCTGGCAGCCCCTCCTACCCTATTACCAGCAGATTTTGCCGCGGCGTTTACAACGGCTTCATCCCTACCGCGCACCATTGTGCAGCACTGGCAACTGGCACCGGCTCTGGAGCGAGCTGATTTTGTCATGACTCTGCGGCTGCAACAGGAGCGCATGAGTCAGCATCGGCTTCCCAGTCTACGGGAGTATCATCAGCAGTTTGGTCTCACGCACGCTCGCATCCGCCAGTGCCAACCCGGGGTCAAATTGCTACATCCCGGTCCGGTGAATCGGGGCGTCGAGTTGAGCTCGGAGTTGATGGACGATCCGGCCCTAAGTCTGATCCCGCAGCAGGTGACCAGTGGGGTGGCCGTGCGCATGGCCCTGCTGTACTTGATGGGAAGTCGGCCCCGCTGA
- a CDS encoding NAD(P)H-quinone oxidoreductase subunit J, with protein MADQQSQASTPGNGDDQEQAQGQLVEIGPICSWLTDNGFDAEALEPDHSGVELLRVESQFLIPICTALYTYGFNYLQCQGAYDTGPGGKLVSFYHLIKVSDDADRPEEVRVKVFLPRENPRVPSVYWIWRSADWQERESYDMYGIVYEGHPNLKRLLMPEDWVGWPLRKDYISPDFYELQDAY; from the coding sequence ATGGCTGATCAGCAATCCCAGGCGTCAACTCCTGGAAATGGTGACGATCAGGAACAGGCACAAGGTCAACTGGTTGAAATCGGTCCAATCTGTAGCTGGTTAACGGACAACGGTTTCGACGCCGAAGCCCTCGAACCTGACCACAGCGGTGTAGAACTGTTACGGGTAGAGTCTCAGTTTCTAATTCCCATCTGCACCGCCCTGTACACCTACGGATTCAACTATCTGCAATGTCAGGGAGCCTATGACACCGGACCAGGAGGGAAATTGGTCAGCTTCTACCACCTGATTAAGGTGAGCGATGATGCCGACCGTCCTGAGGAAGTACGAGTGAAGGTATTTTTGCCTCGAGAAAATCCTCGGGTACCCTCGGTCTACTGGATCTGGAGGTCTGCTGACTGGCAAGAGCGGGAGAGCTACGACATGTACGGCATCGTCTATGAGGGCCATCCCAACCTGAAGCGGCTGCTGATGCCAGAAGACTGGGTCGGCTGGCCCCTGCGGAAGGACTACATTTCTCCCGATTTCTACGAATTGCAGGATGCCTATTGA